ATTGTGCAGTATCCATTTCCATCTGTAAAATAATAATCAGTCAAACATGCCTCTGGGTACCAGGTGTAGTATAGTATGTTAATAATCACTGTTAAAAGGATGAAACTAAGTGATAATAAGTAAGTGTCTTCATTCGGATCTTTGATGTTTACCTCAGGGTACCAGGTGACCTCCACTTCCACTTCAACTTCATTGCCGTCGTCAGTTTTAGTCGAACAAATTCCATTGTCGAAGCTGAGAGGAACATTCACTTTAACTTCCTTGCCGTCATCAGTTTGAATCTGCAGGTGCACTACAATGTGAAGCACCCTCCCACATGGTACAGCAACCACATTCCTCGCCAGCTCAAGAAGGAGCCATGAGTTGTCGTTGGCAGTGGAGATACTGGAGAAACGCTGACCCTTTCCCTTTGCACGCCTGAAGAGGACGCTCTTGTGTTTGCTTTTAAAGCCATCTATGCGCGCAGTGACTTTACCACTGATGATGCCACCAGGACTGTGCCCATCTTTGAGTCGCAGCCTGACCTGTACTGTTGCCTCCCGGGCGTCTGACATCACCACGTAGGTGACCTTGGCTACCGGCTTGTGGCTCTCCAGAGTGGTGATGGTACCGCGTGCGGGTCGCATGGTATCCACTTGGGCAGCGTGCCTTGGGTCATCACAATCCCATTCCCATTTAATGCGAGGATGCTTGTCGCTGCCGCTGCTAGTACCCGTAGATGTTGTCCTTGGGATGTCGATTTTGATGGAGAAACACCCGTACTCCGCCGAGATGCCCCTGTAGGGTCCAGTCAGGACCAAATCCACCATTCCCTACATGCATGCAGTCATTGATTAATAATAAGATAGTAGATTGAATGTGAAAAAGATTCCACATAAGCAATACCAAGCATTATATACTCACGTGCCCTCGTTGACATTTATCCTCTTGTTGACCTATATCCTCCTGGCGGTGTCCTTGCTCGTCCCTCCTGTAGACGATCTGGCCTCGTTTCCCGTCGAAGACAACGATTTCCATGCCATCAACAAGAAGGTTGGCATGCATGGCCAAGGCCAACAGCTCCACCCGCGGTCGGCCATGGCCCTGGGCATCGTCAGCCTCCACTGGTTGGCTAGGGCGCTCGGATTCGCCAGGATCATTGTCTTGGCTACGCCTAGTGACCATGCGGTCGTCGTCCTCCCCGCCGCCGGGTGGGCTATTGTTGTTGCCTGGCCTAGAGCTGGGGCCGCTGTCCTCCCTGGATTGCTTCATAGAATCACCACCACTGCTGGGCGGGTTACTGGGTTGGCTAGCAGCAGAGCCGCCACGCTTTCGACCTTTTAGCACAGCATTTCGCACGAGGTAAATGGCTTGTGCCTCTGAACCGCACTGGGGTTCGCCGTAGTTTCTTTCCTTCCATTCGCGGAGTTTGCTTGACAATTTCCCATATTTCCACACGAAATCACGCATAAGTTGCCTGGTTGATTCTCCGATGCCGTGCATCCACCCACCAACAGCAAAGGAGTTGTGGAGAGGATTCATCCTTGCAGACTCACAGACTATAACGATCAGGGCCGCCAGTGACAACCTGGCATGGGAATCATCAGCATCCGCCACATCTGTGTAACTCGAAAGCTCGCACACAGCACACTCCGCGGATCGACGGCCCAGATTCTTGGTCTTCAGTTTCCTCACgatttcctttttttgttttttcagaTCCTTGATATGATCCAAATTTAGTATGGATGCATAACTGGTGCCCCACTTTAGGTCTTTAGTGCTGTGATGATGGTAATCTTCGGGGATCAAGTATTTGCTATCCTCGTGGTTGTCGCGAAGCTTGTAAAGAACTTCATTATTACGGTTAAAGAAGCCATGGACGTACAAGTCGTCATCCTTCATGACCAGGGTTGTGGACGACGTCTCCTCGCCCTGCCCGTTGACCACTTGCAGCTTGACGCGAACCCACCTTCCCGGTTCAGGACGCGTCTTTCTGAGCAATGGGTGTTCTCGGGTGGAGGAGAGATTTAACAGGTGGTGGCCTTCCATTATATCCTCGCGATCTGGGTGGTCCGAGAGGATGCGACGTAGAGCCATTTATGAATTCAGTGAATGACATCACATCATCTCCGAGGGTGTATACTACAGTTGGATGCCCAGACACCATTTTCACCTGGAGCATGCATGGAAATTTAGTTAGTTAAAATAATAAAGAAAGCAATATAATAAGGCCATATTTACATCCATAGCACTACCCGTTCACTAGCTATGtacttagaaaagccaaaacgacataATTTAAAATGGAAGGAGTATATACGTTCTTAAGGATCTAAACAGGCAGACTAATTGTTAGCCCATCAATCAAAGAGTAATTGTTAGTCCACTAGTCTACAAAGCCCCTATTTGGATGGACTCGAACTTATTATTAGTTGGACTAAAGTTTAGCGGACTAAAGTTGAATCCAATGCCATTTGGATACATGGACTATATATAAGCAATTAGTTTTCCTAAACAAAGACTCATATACACCTTTAAGTCAACATTAGCTCACCTTTGCCAACCAGTGAACTAACAACTCATTGAGGTGTGGACTAAAACTAGTCCATCTTTAGTCCTCATGTTTGGATTAGCTAGGTAGGACTAAAGTTTAGGTGATTAATAATTAATCCATTGTATCTAAATAGATCCAAATTAAACCAGCTAACAAGACTACTTGTCAGACTTAGTCGATCTAAAGAGGCCCTATCTATCTATTTCTTTAATGTTTGTCGCAGCTACTGGTCGCAAATCTGTTGCATGCATGTTTACCTCTACTGGGCGACTTAGTTGTGCAGGAAAATCTTGCATGCACTCCACCCGTGTGATTGTCCCTTTAATTTCGATGCCGGTGCCTTTCGGAGTTTGACTTTGAGTCAAAGTTTCTTTGTCGAAGATGAGCGTAGCTTTCAAATGTTTAGCTTTGTTGCTATCTGGAATTTTAATACACAGGTCCACCTCTATGCGAAGTACCCAGCCTGGCGGGACCGGAACAGCAGACCTCACCAGATCAAGACTCGCCTCCGAGCGGCCAAGAAATTGACAAGATTCCTCTGCAGCCCAAAAAATCATCCCAAAAAGTCGTGTCAACTTCCTTGAAGAATTAAAAAAACATTTATAATAGAAATAAGTATCATTGGATTTTTCTTTAATTATATTTtaatagtatacctatttgatatcaattttctctataattttagttaaaATTGAGATGTTTTTTGACTCGTGGTGaagaaagttgaaatgaattataatttgaaatggaaggAGTACCTGTGAAGAGCATGCTTCCAA
This sequence is a window from Miscanthus floridulus cultivar M001 chromosome 10, ASM1932011v1, whole genome shotgun sequence. Protein-coding genes within it:
- the LOC136488151 gene encoding uncharacterized protein: MVGDLLSFAYPEMLKVSFPEMFMVPYTVEVNLRRVNNNDISSVCGKIVAFIVDEHRHSVPFRVGSMLFTEESCQFLGRSEASLDLVRSAVPVPPGWVLRIEVDLCIKIPDSNKAKHLKATLIFDKETLTQSQTPKGTGIEIKGTITRVECMQDFPAQLSRPVEVKMVSGHPTVVYTLGDDVMSFTEFINGSTSHPLGPPRSRGYNGRPPPVKSLLHPRTPIAQKDAS